The Pochonia chlamydosporia 170 chromosome 1, whole genome shotgun sequence genome window below encodes:
- a CDS encoding amidase family protein (similar to Neosartorya fischeri NRRL 181 XP_001258569.1) — protein MRSSLLSLLAASAAAAATTANTTANTTGRHGSDGLFEFTPNLIPKLENAGTDKLFPMKRCGGLKLEEATIDDMRKAMENGSLTSVQLVTCYMTRTFQTQQYINSVMQINPDVLAIAAQRDQERKQGKHCGPLHGIPFTVKDNIGTKDNLETTAGSWALLGSRVPRDAHVVAKLRAAGAVLFGKATLSEWADMRSNNYSEGYSGRGGQCRSAYNFTVNPGGSSSGSGVGVGANCIAFSLGTETDGSVINPAMRNSIVGFKPTVGLTSRAGVIPETEHQDSVGTFGRTVRDAVYAFDAIYGIDSRDNYTAAQKGKTPQGGYAQFLTNKKALKNATFGIPWKSFWVHADPEQQATLTSLVKLIESAGATIINNTEITNYETIVSPDGWNWDYGTTRGFPNESEYTYVKVDFYNNINKYLSELTNTNVRTIDDIIQYNFDNDGSEGGNPWPQGNPAWFSGQDGFLASQATKGEKNETYWQALNFCQSTSRGGINDALTYKGKKLSGLLVPPDVGQSYQTSAQAGYPVITLPAGIHPDSGMGYGLAILQTAWAEEELVRWGSAIEDLTRGTKYARTLPKWRGYLQRNLPVPL, from the exons ATGCGATCGTCTTTGCTTTCgttgttggcggcgtcggcggcggctgcggctACCACTGCCAATACCACTGCAAATACCACTGGGAGACATGGAAGTGATGGTTTGTTCGAATTCACGCCCAATTTGATTCCGAAACTGGAGAATGCAGGCACGGATAAGCTGTTTCCCATGAAGAGGTGCGGCGGCCTCaagctggaggaggcgaCGATTGATGATATGAGGAAGGCCATGGAAAATGGGAGCTTGACGAGCGTCCAGCTTGTCACTTGCTACATGACGAGGACGTTCCAGACGCAGCAGTACATCAA CTCCGTCATGCAAATCAACCCAGATGtgcttgccattgccgcacAGCGCGATCAGGAGCGCAAGCAAGGCAAACACTGCGGTCCTCTTCACGGAATCCCCTTCACCGTCAAGGACAATATCGGTACCAAGGATAACCTGGAGACGACGGCCGGTAGCTGGGCTTTGTTGGGTAGCCGCGTGCCCCGTGATGCTCACGTCGTTGCGAAGCTGCGTGCCGCTGGTGCCGTCTTGTTTGGAAAGGCTACGCTCAGTGAGTGGGCGGACATGCGAAGCAACAACTACTCCGAGGGATACTCTGGCCGTGGCGGACAGTGCAGAAGCGCGTACAACTTTACCGTGAACCCTGGAGGCAGTTCTTCTGGTAGCGGCGTTGGTGTCGGCGCCAACTGCATTGCTTTCTCGTTGGGAACTGAGACTGACGGAAGTG TCATCAACCCTGCCATGAGAAACTCCATCGTCGGCTTCAAGCCCACCGTTGGCCTCACCTCCCGCGCCGGCGTCATCCCTGAGACTGAACACCAAGACTCAGTCGGCACGTTTGGCCGCACCGTCCGCGACGCAGTCTACGCATTCGACGCCATCTACGGCATCGACTCGCGCGACAACTACACGGCCGCGCAAAAGGGCAAGACCCCTCAAGGTGGCTACGCCCAGTtcctcaccaacaagaagGCCCTCAAGAACGCCACCTTTGGCATCCCCTGGAAGAGCTTCTGGGTGCACGCCGACCCCGAGCAGCAGGCCACGCTCACCTCCCTCGTCAAGCTCATCGAGAGCGCCGGCgcaaccatcatcaacaacaccgaGATCACCAACTACGAGACCATCGTCTCCCCCGACGGCTGGAACTGGGACTATGGCACCACGCGTGGCTTCCCCAACGAGTCGGAGTACACCTACGTCAAGGTCGACTTCtacaacaacatcaacaagtATCTCTCTGAGCTGACAAACACCAACGTCCGCACcatcgacgacatcatccagtacaactttgacaatgacggcTCCGAGGGCGGCAACCCCTGGCCCCAGGGCAACCCGGCGTGGTTCTCCGGCCAAGACGGCTTCCTGGCGTCCCAGGCGACAAAGGGCGAAAAGAACGAGACGTACTGGCAGGCTCTGAACTTTTGCCAGTCCACTTCCCGCGGTGGCATCAACGACGCCCTCACGTACAAGGGTAAAAAGCTCAGCGGACTCCTTGTTCCCCCTGATGTTGGCCAGAGCTACCAGACTTCCGCGCAGGCTGGATACCCAGTTATCACGCTACCGGCCGGCATTCACCCTGACTCGGGGATGGGGTACGGACTGGCTATTTTGCAGACGGCgtgggcggaggaggagcttgttAGATGGGGTAGTGCTATTGAGGACTTGACCAGGGGGACCAAGTATGCTAGGACGCTGCCAAAGTGGAGGGGCTATCTGCAGAGGAACTTGCCTGTTCCTTTGTAA
- a CDS encoding betaine aldehyde dehydrogenase (similar to Aspergillus terreus NIH2624 XP_001210106.1) — MTFAKEIHTFHSGKPQPQTSSSSSTFKSIDPTTGEPLATIYTTTSTQLDDAIAAAQTAFPIWSQTPAPKRAAILLRAAALLRERNDELALTETLDTGKAWSETSTVDVVTGADVLEYYAQFIAGGLPGQHTRLRQDAYILTTHEPLGVCAGIGAWNYPIQIALWKSAACLAAGNCMVYKPSEVTPLHANTLAQIYIEAGLPAGVFNVVYGDGPAVGAPLVAHPGIAKVSFTGQVSTGSKVASEAVKNMKSVTMELGGKSPVVILPDADADEAADVAMAANFFSTGQVCTNGTRVFVPDTLLPAVEKALVQRCRDGIRMGLPRDEKTNYGPVVSAAQRDKINMYIKHGKEVDRAKVLYDGASDAQKNKPTPGGFWVPPVIFTNCTDNMRVAREEIFGPVMCVLPYKVSGKSQQDWMAEVVRRANDTPMGLAAGVVSSDVGLAQDVVRQLEAGITWINTWGESPAEMPVGGWKMSGIGLENGHEGIQAYMRVKSTLVQLGKGACKGLFAKL; from the coding sequence atgacaTTCGCAAAGGAGATTCACACCTTCCACTCGGGCAAACCCCAACCCCAgacgtcttcttcttcttcgacattCAAATCCATTGATCCGACGACTGGCGAGCCTCTCGCAACCATCTACACCACAACTTCTACccagcttgacgatgccatAGCCGCCGCGCAAACAGCCTTCCCCATATGGTCCCAGACTCCTGCTCCCAAGCGAGCAGCCATTCTCCTCCGCGCCGCTGCTCTATTGCGCGAGCGCAACGATGAACTCGCCCTCACAGAGACCCTCGATACCGGCAAGGCTTGGTCTGAGACGTCCACCGTCGATGTCGTCACTGGCGCTGATGTCCTCGAGTACTATGCCCAGTTCATTGCTGGAGGTCTCCCCGGTCAGCATACCCGCCTCCGCCAGGATGCGTATATCCTCACAACGCACGAACCGCTAGGCGTCTGTGCTGGAATCGGTGCCTGGAACTATCCTATCCAGATTGCTCTGTGGAAATCCGCGGCTTGTCTGGCTGCTGGCAACTGCATGGTGTACAAGCCCAGCGAGGTTACGCCTCTGCATGCAAACACCTTGGCGCAGATTTACATTGAGGCTGGTCTACCTGCTGGTGTATTCAACGTTGTCTACGGCGATGGCCCGGCTGTCGGTGCGCCTCTGGTTGCTCATCCCGGCATTGCGAAGGTGAGCTTCACCGGCCAAGTGAGCACCGGCAGCAAGGTAGCCAGCGAAGCTGTCAAGAACATGAAGAGTGTCACCATGGAGCTCGGCGGAAAAAGTCCCGTCGTTATTCTCCccgatgctgatgccgacGAAGCCGCCGAcgtggccatggccgcaaacttcttctccacgGGCCAAGTCTGCACCAACGGCACGCGAGTCTTCGTCCCGGATACCCTGCTCCCCGCCGTCGAAAAGGCCCTCGTGCAGCGATGCCGCGATGGTATTCGCATGGGTCTCCCCCGCGATGAAAAGACCAACTATGGCCCCGTTGTCAGTGCAGCACAACGCGACAAGATCAACATGTACATCAAGCATGGCAAGGAGGTCGACCGCGCAAAGGTCCTCTACGACGGTGCTTCCGATGCCCAGAAGAACAAGCCTACACCGGGCGGCTTCTGGGTTCCCcccgtcatcttcaccaactGCACAGACAATATGCGAGTGGCTCGTGAGGAAATCTTTGGGCCCGTAATGTGCGTCCTGCCATACAAGGTGTCGGGCAAGTCTCAGCAAGACTGGATGGCAGAGGTGGTTCGACGGGCAAACGATACACCCATGGGTCTCGCAGCGGGTGTTGTGTCGAGTGATGTTGGTCTTGCGCAGGACGTGGTGAGACAGTTGGAGGCTGGTATTACGTGGATCAATACATGGGGCGAGTCGCCGGCGGAGATGCCCGTGGGAGGATGGAAGATGAGCGGCATTGGACTGGAGAATGGACATGAGGGTATCCAGGCGTATATGAGAGTCAAGAGCACGTTGGTGCAGTTGGGTAAGGGTGCTTGCAAGGGCTTGTTTGCCAAGTTGTAG
- a CDS encoding choline oxidase (similar to Coccidioides immitis RS XP_001244972.1), translating to MTTQYLPLGSESSYDYIIVGGGTAGCVIASRLSSYLPERKVLLIEAGPSDFNLNNVLDLRQWLTLLGGDLDYDYGTVEQPMGNSYIRHSRAKVLGGCSSHNTLISFRPFRHDMDRWVEQGCKGWTFENMMRHADNLRNTFQPVHARHRNQLCKDWVKACSDAYNIPIIPDFNEEIRTKGQLTQGAGFFSISYNPDNGYRSSASVAYIHPILRGEERRPNLTVLTKAWVNKIVVENDVATGVYIISNGQKLLLKPRKEIILSAGAVDTPRLMLHSGLGPRAQLESLGLDVVKDIPGVGENLIDHPETIIMWELKKPVPPNQTTMDSDAGVFLRREPTNAAGHDGDAADIMMHCYQIPFCLNTERLGYPVIQDGYAFCMTPNIPRARSRGRVYLTSADPAVKPALDFRYFTDPEGYDAATLVEGIKAARKIAQQSPFKEWLKEEVAPGPKVQTDEEISEYARRVAHTVYHPAGTTKMGDVTKDKLAVVDPELKVRGIKNLRIADAGIFPEMPTINPMITVLSIGERAAEMIAAGEGWKADNKPARL from the coding sequence ATGACTACGCAGTATCTCCCCCTGGGCTCCGAGTCCTCGTATGACTACATCATTGTCGGTGGTGGCACGGCTGGCTGTGTCATTGCCTCTCGCCTCTCCAGCTATCTTCCTGAGCGCAAAGTGCTCTTGATCGAAGCTGGCCCTTCCGACTTCAACCTTAACAATGTTCTCGATCTCCGTCAATGGCTCACTTTGCTGGGCGGCGACCTCGACTACGATTACGGCACTGTTGAGCAACCCATGGGCAACTCATACATCCGCCACTCTCGCGCCAAGGTTCTCGGTGGTTGCTCTTCTCACAACACACTGATCTCTTTCCGGCCCTTCCGCCATGACATGGACCGCTGGGTTGAACAGGGCTGCAAAGGCTGGACCTTTGAAAACATGATGCGCCATGCTGATAACTTGCGCAACACGTTCCAACCCGTCCACGCCCGCCATCGCAACCAGCTTTGCAAGGATTGGGTCAAGGCTTGCTCCGATGCCTACAATATTCCAATCATCCCCGACTTCAACGAGGAGATTCGAACGAAGGGCCAGCTCACGCAAGGCGCTGGTTTCTTCTCCATTTCTTACAACCCAGACAACGGCTACCGTAGTAGCGCTTCCGTCGCTTACATTCACCCGATCCTCCGAGGTGAAGAGCGCCGCCCCAACTTGACCGTCCTCACCAAAGCCTGGGTCAATAAGATCGTTGTCGAGAATGACGTCGCCACCGGCGTGTATATTATTTCGAACGGCCAGAAATTGCTCCTAAAGCCTCGCAAGGAGATCATTCTTTCGGCTGGTGCCGTTGACACCCCGCGTCTCATGCTCCACTCCGGCTTGGGACCCCGCGCCCAACTGGAGAGCTTGGGTCTTGATGTTGTAAAGGACATTCCCGGCGTTGGAGAAAATTTGATTGATCATCCTGAGACTATCATCATGTGGGAGCTCAAGAAGCCCGTACCtcccaaccagaccaccatGGACTCAGACGCTGGAGTCTTTCTTCGCCGCGAGCCAACGAACGCGGCAGGtcatgatggtgatgctgctgacATCATGATGCACTGCTATCAGATCCCGTTCTGCCTGAACACAGAGCGTTTGGGTTATCCCGTCATCCAGGATGGCTATGCATTCTGTATGACCCCCAACATTCCTCGTGCTCGCTCTCGTGGTCGAGTTTACCTCACCTCAGCCGACCCGGCTGTTAAGCCTGCGCTTGATTTCCGCTACTTCACTGACCCTGAGGGTTATGATGCCGCAACCCTAGTTGAAGGGATCAAAGCAGCCCGAAAGATCGCACAACAGAGCCCGTTCAAGGAATGGCTTAAGGAGGAGGTGGCACCTGGCCCCAAGGTCCAGACTGATGAGGAAATTAGCGAGTATGCTCGCCGTGTCGCTCATACTGTCTACCACCCTGCTGGTACAACCAAGATGGGTGATGTtaccaaggacaagcttgCCGTGGTTGACCCAGAGCTAAAGGTCCGTGGCATCAAGAACCTGCGCATTGCTGACGCGGGTATTTTCCCTGAAATGCCGACCATCAACCCCATGATTACTGTTCTGTCCATTGGTGAGCGTGCTGCTGAGATGATCGCCGCCGGGGAAGGATGGAAGGCCGATAACAAGCCCGCAAGGTTGTAA
- a CDS encoding glyoxalase/bleomycin resistance protein/dioxygenase (similar to Metarhizium robertsii ARSEF 23 XP_007818075.1), which translates to MTHICHVALTVRNYDEAIAFYTKIGFTLVEDTPIPAQSKRWVTIAPPGAPPGATTIVLQQANTEEQLASVGNQAGGRVFLFLETQDFEGDYKRMSEAGVEWVREPVVQEYGRVGVWKDLYGNQWDLIQRT; encoded by the coding sequence ATGACTCACATATGCCACGTAGCCCTCACCGTCCGCAACTACGACGAAGCAATAGCATTCTACACAAAAATCGGCTTCACCCTCGTCGAGGACACGCCCATCCCCGCACAGTCCAAGCGCTGGGTCACCATCGCGCCGCCCGGCGCACCCCCCGGCGCTACCACCATTGTCCTGCAGCAGGCCAACACGGAGGAGCAGCTCGCGTCGGTGGGCAACCAAGCCGGCGGGCGGGTGTTTTTGTTCCTGGAGACGCAGGACTTTGAGGGGGACTACAAGAGGATGAGTGAGGCGGGGGTGGAGTGGGTGAGGGAGCCGGTTGTGCAGGAGTATGGGAGGGTGGGTGTTTGGAAGGACTTGTATGGGAATCAGTGGGATTTGATTCAGAGGACGTAG